In one Phyllostomus discolor isolate MPI-MPIP mPhyDis1 chromosome 8, mPhyDis1.pri.v3, whole genome shotgun sequence genomic region, the following are encoded:
- the CILP2 gene encoding cartilage intermediate layer protein 2, which translates to MASLPPLLCFCVAAVHLVGARGTSPIEEPTETMWGLEGSSLRPGLPSPVLEDWEEASEWTSWFNVDHPGGDGDFESLAAIRFYYGPARVCQQPLALEARTTDWALPSTVGERVHLNPTRGFWCLNREQPRGRRCSNYHVRFRCPLEAAWGVWGPWGPCSRSCGPGRRLRRRHCPSPNGDTCPGRPLEAQKCVRPRCPGCSLSVCSCPSHILLGSVVTPSGRPLPGARVYLRDWLGVVTTSDAHGTFRMPRVCASSRTNVSAQMDGFSAGVAQAQANSSTSAVVTIVLDKLEKPYLVKQPESRVREAGQNVTFCCKASGNPMPKKYSWFHNGTLLERREHRYGAHLELRGLRPDQAGTYHCKAWNDAGSVHSGSARLIVLAPGQPACDPQPREHLIKLPDDCSQPGTGPAYLDVGLCPDTLCPSPAGSSPRCGDPGSRCCSVRRLESREIHCSSYVLPIKVVAECGCQKCLPPRGLVRGRVVAADSGEPLRFAQILLGSKPIGFTSYQGDFTIEVPPSTQRLVVTFVEPSGNFMDTVRVLPFDPRGAGVYHEVKAMRKKDPVILDASQTNMLPLGELEEEPPLGELVFPPGAFRRANGEPYSGAVEARVTFVDPRDLTSAAAAPSDLRFVDGDGDLAPLRTYGMFAVDLRAAGSIEQLQAGPLAVRVAAGQIRMAGHVEALKLWSLNPDTGLWEEESGFQREESAAPRVRREERVFLVGNVEIRERRLFNLDVPERRRCFVKVRAYANEKFAPSEQVEGVVITLVNLEPSPGYSANPRAWGRFDSAVTGPNGACLPAFCDADQPDAYTALVTATLGGEELEPAPSRPRPLPATVGVAQPYLDKLGYRRTDHDDPALKRNGFRINLAKPRPGDSTEVNGPVYPWRNLRECQEAPVTASHFRFARMEVDKYEYNVVPFREGAPASWTGDLLAWWPNPQEFRACFLKVKVQGPQEYMVRSHNVGGSHPRTQGQLYGLRDVRSVRDPQRPGTSAACVEFKCSGMLFDQRQVDRTLVTIMPQGSCRRVAVNGLLRDYLARHPPLAPADDPATFAMLAPLDPLGHNYGVYTVTDQSPRLAKEIAIGRCFDGSSDGFSREMKADSGTAVTFQCREPAAGRPSLFQRLLESPETALGDIRREMSQVAQAQARGEGPLRTRRGRAWQ; encoded by the exons ATGGCGTCACTGCCACCACTGCTGTGCTTCTGTGTCGCTGCCGTGCACCTGGTGGGGGCCCGAG GCACCAGCCCCATTGAGGAGCCCACGGAGACCATGTGGGGTCTTGAAGGTTCATCGCTGCGCCCTGGCCTGCCCTCACCAGTCCTGGAGGACTGGGAAG AGGCCAGCGAGTGGACGTCCTGGTTCAATGTGGACCATCCGGGCGGTGATGGCGACTTCGAGAGCCTGGCCGCAATCCGCTTCTATTACGGGCCGGCGCGCGTGTGCCAGCAGCCACTGGCGTTAGAGGCTCGCACCACTGACTGGGCCCTGCCGTCCACCGTCGGCGAGCGTGTGCACTTGAACCCCACGCGCGGTTTCTGGTGCCTCAACCGTGAGCAGCCGCGCGGCCGCCGCTGCTCAAACTACCATGTGCGCTTCCGCTGCCCACTGG AGGCCGCATGGGGCGTGTGGGGCCCTTGGGGCCCCTGTTCAAGGAGCTGCGGGCCAGGTCGTCGTTTGCGCCGCCGCCACTGCCCAAGCCCCAATGGGGATACATGTCCTGGTCGTCCCCTGGAGGCGCAGAAGTGTGTGCGACCTCGCTGTCCAG GGTGCAGCCTCAGCGTGTGCAGTTGCCCCAGTCACATCCTTCTGGGCTCAGTGGTCACGCCATCTGGCCGACCGCTCCCAGGGGCCAGGGTCTACCTGAGAGACTGGCTTGGCGTTGTGACCACCAGTGATGCCCATGGAACCTTCCGGATGCCCAGAGTCTGTGCCAGCAGCCGGACCAATGTCAGTGCTCAAATGGATGGCTTCTCTGCTGgtgtggcccaggcccaggccaacAGCTCCACATCTGCTGTGGTCACTATTGTTCTTGATAAGCTGG AAAAGCCCTACCTGGTGAAGCAGCCTGAGTCTCGAGTGCGAGAGGCAGGCCAGAATGTGACCTTCTGCTGCAAAGCCTCAGGCAACCCCATGCCCAAGAAATACTCCTG GTTCCACAATGGGACCCTGCTGGAAAGGCGAGAGCACAGGTATGGGGCCCACCTGGAGCTGCGGGGACTGCGCCCAGACCAGGCAGGCACTTACCACTGCAAAGCGTGGAATGACGCAGGCTCTGTGCACTCGGGTTCCGCCAGGCTCATTGTGCTTG CCCCGGGACAGCCAGCCTGTGACCCCCAGCCTCGTGAGCACCTGATCAAACTCCCAGATGACTGCAGTCAGCCAGGCACTGGCCCTGCCTATCTGGATGTGGGTCTCTGCCCTGacaccctctgccccagccccgcaGGCTCTAGCCCCAGGTGTGGGGACCCAGGCTCCCGTTGCTGCTCCGTGCGCCGCCTGGAAAGCAGGGAGATTCACTGTTCCAGCTATGTCCTTCCCATCAAGGTGGTGGCTGAGTGTGGCTGTCAGAAATGCCTGCCCCCCCGAGGGCTGGTCCGGGGACGTGTGGTAGCCGCTGACTCAGGGGAGCCCCTGCGCTTTGCCCAGATCCTGCTGGGCAGCAAGCCCATTGGATTTACCTCCTACCAGGGCGACTTCACCATCGAGGTGCCGCCCTCTACCCAGCGGCTGGTGGTGACTTTTGTGGAACCCAGTGGCAATTTCATGGACACTGTCAGGGTCCTGCCTTTTGACCCTCGAGGTGCTGGTGTGTATCACGAGGTTAAGGCCATGCGGAAGAAAGACCCCGTCATCTTAGATGCCAGCCAGACCAACATGCTCCCCCTTGGGGAGCTGGAAGAAGAGCCGCCTTTGGGTGAACTGGTCTTCCCACCGGGAGCCTTCCGCAGAGCCAATGGGGAACCCTATTCTGGAGCTGTGGAGGCCCGGGTGACCTTTGTGGACCCCCGAGATCTCACGTCGGCAGCTGCTGCCCCCAGTGACCTGCGTTTTGTGGATGGTGATGGCGATTTGGCCCCACTGCGTACCTATGGCATGTTCGCAGTAGACCTCCGGGCCGCTGGCTCCATTGAGCAGCTGCAGGCTGGGCCCCTGGCTGTGCGGGTGGCCGCAGGCCAGATTCGTATGGCGGGCCATGTGGAGGCCCTCAAACTGTGGTCGTTGAACCCTGACACAGGTTTGTGGGAAGAGGAGAGCGGCTTCCAGCGCGAGGAATCAGCGGCCCCACGGGTCCGCCGGGAAGAGCGAGTCTTCCTGGTGGGCAATGTGGAGATCCGCGAGCGGCGGCTGTTCAACCTAGACGTGCCTGAGCGCCGCCGCTGCTTTGTGAAGGTGCGCGCCTACGCTAACGAGAAGTTCGCTCCCAGCGAGCAGGTAGAGGGTGTGGTGATCACTCTGGTTAACCTGGAGCCATCTCCTGGCTACTCCGCCAATCCTCGTGCCTGGGGCCGGTTTGATAGTGCGGTTACAGGCCCCAACGgagcctgccttcctgccttctgcGACGCAGACCAGCCAGATGCCTATACAGCCCTGGTGACCGCCACCCTGGGCGGGGAGGAACTGGAGCCCGCCCCCTCCAGGCCTCGCCCTCTCCCAGCCACCGTGGGCGTGGCCCAGCCCTACTTGGACAAACTGGGGTACCGCCGCACTGACCATGACGACCCTGCACTGAAACGAAACGGCTTCCGCATCAACCTAGCCAAACCCAGACCTGGTGACTCCACCGAAGTCAACGGCCCTGTGTACCCGTGGCGCAACCTGCGGGAGTGCCAGGAGGCCCCAGTGACCGCCAGCCACTTCCGTTTCGCACGCATGGAGGTGGACAAGTACGAGTACAACGTTGTCCCATTCCGAGAGGGCGCACCAGCCTCCTGGACTGGAGATCTCCTGGCCTGGTGGCCCAACCCACAGGAGTTCCGAGCCTGCTTCCTCAAGGTTAAGGTCCAAGGCCCGCAAGAGTACATGGTACGCTCCCACAACGTGGGGGGCAGCCACCCACGCACTCAGGGCCAGCTTTATGGGCTGCGGGATGTCCGCAGCGTCCGAGACCCACAGCGCCCTGGAACGTCTGCTGCCTGCGTGGAGTTCAAGTGCAGCGGAATGCTGTTCGATCAGCGACAGGTGGACAGGACGCTGGTGACCATCATGCCCCAAGGCAGCTGTCGTCGTGTGGCCGTCAATGGGCTCCTTCGAGATTACTTGGCCCGGCATCCCCCACTGGCCCCAGCCGATGACCCAGCCACCTTTGCCATGCTGGCCCCGCTGGACCCTCTGGGTCACAACTACGGTGTCTACACGGTCACTGACCAGAGCCCAAGGCTGGCCAAGGAGATCGCTATTGGCCGCTGCTTTGATGGCTCCTCTGACGGTTTCTCCAGGGAGATGAAGGCTGACTCGGGCACAGCCGTCACATTCCAGTGCCGGGAGCCGGCGGCTGGCCGGCCCAGCCTCTTCCAGCGGCTGCTGGAGTCCCCAGAGACAGCACTTGGAGACATCCGCAGGGAAATGAGCCaggtggcccaggcccaggcccgagGCGAGGGTCCCCTCCGTACCCGacggggcagggcctggcagtgA